From a region of the Cygnus atratus isolate AKBS03 ecotype Queensland, Australia chromosome 3, CAtr_DNAZoo_HiC_assembly, whole genome shotgun sequence genome:
- the TTC32 gene encoding tetratricopeptide repeat protein 32, translating to MQREAAAALLAAAHTELAAQQLAAAEELYGRYIACCARAAPQGARRDLATAFNNRGHIKYLRVEFAAAMEDYAAAIESQPGFEVPYYNRGLVLYRLGCFDEAIKDFRKVLELNPQFEDAALSLKQAILDKEEKQKRGY from the exons ATGcagcgggaggcggcggcggcgctgctgGCGGCGGCGCACACGGAGCTGGCGGCGCAGCAGCTGGCGGCGGCCGAGGAGCTGTACGGCCGCTACATCGCCTGCTGCGCCCGGGCTGCGCCTCAGGG CGCCAGGCGAGACCTCGCCACCGCCTTCAACAACCGCGGGCACATCAAGTACCTGCGGGTGGAGTTCGCCGCCGCCATGGAGGACTACGCGGCCGCCATCGAGAGCCAGCCCGGCTTCGAGGTGCCCTACTACAACAGGGGCCTGGTGCTCTACCGGCTGG GATGCTTTGATGAGGCCATAAAAGATTTCAGGAAAGTTTTAGAGTTAAACCCTCAGTTTGAAGATGCTGCACTAAGTCTAAAACAGGCTATTCttgacaaagaagaaaaacaaaagcgAGGTTATTGA